The following coding sequences lie in one Arachis ipaensis cultivar K30076 chromosome B05, Araip1.1, whole genome shotgun sequence genomic window:
- the LOC107643435 gene encoding uncharacterized protein LOC107643435 isoform X3 has translation MKIQELQQELASVKEERQKLERQVNYLQNDNAMLESKHKELKGTLNSVLQSRENFVHAYEESTAQMKRSIETKDRMINVLSEKINSHLLLFDSVEKEVFYVKQIVDKVQNLVNDKEEVVTSLRNKMDRVSTFEKEFVENITDLRNRLENNEAELRRKDRVISQLEAKLDAARLSNNDRAHIEEIKQTLSAKDVEIQNLISDKEALQYEVGSLQHILQRIQDTIMNTNEEDKMLFSSILSQKEASTTDLKATNNRMEDIVPGKEEKAHEPTEC, from the exons ATGAAGATACAGGAATTGCAGCAAGAGTTAGCTTCGGTCAAAGAAGAGCGCCAGAAACTGGAGAGACAG GTAAATTACCTACAGAATGATAATGCGATGCTTGAAAGCAAGCACAAAGAGTTGAAGGGAACCCTAAATAGCGTGCTACAGTCTAGGGAGAATTTCGTGCATGCTTATGAG GAATCTACTGCTCAAATGAAACGTTCAATTGAAACCAAAGACAGGATGATCAATGTTCTTTCAGAGAAAATAAACTCTCACTTATTGTTATTTGATTCGGTAGAGAAGGAGGTGTTTTATGTCAAGCAAATTGTGGACAAAGTGCAGAATCTTGTAAATGATAAAGAGGAAGTTG TGACTAGCCTGAGAAACAAAATGGACCGGGTCTCTacatttgaaaaagaatttgtag AAAATATTACTGATCTAAGAAATAGACTGGAAAACAATGAGGCTGAATTACGAAGAAAGGATAGAGTCATCTCACAGCTAGAGGCAAAGCTGGATGCGGCAAGACTTAGCAATAATGATCGAGCTCATATAGAAGAA ATAAAGCAAACTTTATCAGCAAAGGATGTGGAGATACAAAACTTAATTTCAGACAAAGAG GCATTGCAATATGAAGTTGGAAGTTTACAACACATCCTACAGAGGATTCAGGACACTATAATGAATACGAATGAAGAG GACAAAATGTTATTCTCCTCAATTTTGTCACAAAAAGAAGCAAGCACAACAGATCTGAAGGCTACAAATAATAG GATGGAAGATATTGTTCCAGGCAAGGAAGAGAAGGCTCATGAACCTACTGAATGCTGA
- the LOC107643435 gene encoding uncharacterized protein LOC107643435 isoform X1 yields MKTEKKRNFCFLLMVMELLKLSKFKLQLQSLISEVRYLRDRERSATEQHRQQIQRQKQNEEELTMKIQELQQELASVKEERQKLERQVNYLQNDNAMLESKHKELKGTLNSVLQSRENFVHAYEESTAQMKRSIETKDRMINVLSEKINSHLLLFDSVEKEVFYVKQIVDKVQNLVNDKEEVVTSLRNKMDRVSTFEKEFVENITDLRNRLENNEAELRRKDRVISQLEAKLDAARLSNNDRAHIEEIKQTLSAKDVEIQNLISDKEALQYEVGSLQHILQRIQDTIMNTNEEDKMLFSSILSQKEASTTDLKATNNRMEDIVPGKEEKAHEPTEC; encoded by the exons atgaaaactgaaaagaaaagaaatttttgttttcttttaatgGTGATGGAACTTCTGAAGCTCTCAAAGTTCAAGCTCCAACTTCAATCCCTAATTTCCGAAGTTCGATATCTCAGG GACAGAGAACGCTCTGCCACGGAACAGCACCGCCAACAAATCCAG AGGCAGAAGCAGAATGAGGAAGAGTTGACTATGAAGATACAGGAATTGCAGCAAGAGTTAGCTTCGGTCAAAGAAGAGCGCCAGAAACTGGAGAGACAG GTAAATTACCTACAGAATGATAATGCGATGCTTGAAAGCAAGCACAAAGAGTTGAAGGGAACCCTAAATAGCGTGCTACAGTCTAGGGAGAATTTCGTGCATGCTTATGAG GAATCTACTGCTCAAATGAAACGTTCAATTGAAACCAAAGACAGGATGATCAATGTTCTTTCAGAGAAAATAAACTCTCACTTATTGTTATTTGATTCGGTAGAGAAGGAGGTGTTTTATGTCAAGCAAATTGTGGACAAAGTGCAGAATCTTGTAAATGATAAAGAGGAAGTTG TGACTAGCCTGAGAAACAAAATGGACCGGGTCTCTacatttgaaaaagaatttgtag AAAATATTACTGATCTAAGAAATAGACTGGAAAACAATGAGGCTGAATTACGAAGAAAGGATAGAGTCATCTCACAGCTAGAGGCAAAGCTGGATGCGGCAAGACTTAGCAATAATGATCGAGCTCATATAGAAGAA ATAAAGCAAACTTTATCAGCAAAGGATGTGGAGATACAAAACTTAATTTCAGACAAAGAG GCATTGCAATATGAAGTTGGAAGTTTACAACACATCCTACAGAGGATTCAGGACACTATAATGAATACGAATGAAGAG GACAAAATGTTATTCTCCTCAATTTTGTCACAAAAAGAAGCAAGCACAACAGATCTGAAGGCTACAAATAATAG GATGGAAGATATTGTTCCAGGCAAGGAAGAGAAGGCTCATGAACCTACTGAATGCTGA
- the LOC107643435 gene encoding uncharacterized protein LOC107643435 isoform X2 yields MKTEKKRNFCFLLMVMELLKLSKFKLQLQSLISEVRYLRDRERSATEQHRQQIQRQKQNEEELTMKIQELQQELASVKEERQKLERQESTAQMKRSIETKDRMINVLSEKINSHLLLFDSVEKEVFYVKQIVDKVQNLVNDKEEVVTSLRNKMDRVSTFEKEFVENITDLRNRLENNEAELRRKDRVISQLEAKLDAARLSNNDRAHIEEIKQTLSAKDVEIQNLISDKEALQYEVGSLQHILQRIQDTIMNTNEEDKMLFSSILSQKEASTTDLKATNNRMEDIVPGKEEKAHEPTEC; encoded by the exons atgaaaactgaaaagaaaagaaatttttgttttcttttaatgGTGATGGAACTTCTGAAGCTCTCAAAGTTCAAGCTCCAACTTCAATCCCTAATTTCCGAAGTTCGATATCTCAGG GACAGAGAACGCTCTGCCACGGAACAGCACCGCCAACAAATCCAG AGGCAGAAGCAGAATGAGGAAGAGTTGACTATGAAGATACAGGAATTGCAGCAAGAGTTAGCTTCGGTCAAAGAAGAGCGCCAGAAACTGGAGAGACAG GAATCTACTGCTCAAATGAAACGTTCAATTGAAACCAAAGACAGGATGATCAATGTTCTTTCAGAGAAAATAAACTCTCACTTATTGTTATTTGATTCGGTAGAGAAGGAGGTGTTTTATGTCAAGCAAATTGTGGACAAAGTGCAGAATCTTGTAAATGATAAAGAGGAAGTTG TGACTAGCCTGAGAAACAAAATGGACCGGGTCTCTacatttgaaaaagaatttgtag AAAATATTACTGATCTAAGAAATAGACTGGAAAACAATGAGGCTGAATTACGAAGAAAGGATAGAGTCATCTCACAGCTAGAGGCAAAGCTGGATGCGGCAAGACTTAGCAATAATGATCGAGCTCATATAGAAGAA ATAAAGCAAACTTTATCAGCAAAGGATGTGGAGATACAAAACTTAATTTCAGACAAAGAG GCATTGCAATATGAAGTTGGAAGTTTACAACACATCCTACAGAGGATTCAGGACACTATAATGAATACGAATGAAGAG GACAAAATGTTATTCTCCTCAATTTTGTCACAAAAAGAAGCAAGCACAACAGATCTGAAGGCTACAAATAATAG GATGGAAGATATTGTTCCAGGCAAGGAAGAGAAGGCTCATGAACCTACTGAATGCTGA